One Mycobacterium paraseoulense genomic window, GCGGGCACAGACCGCCCGGCTGCTCATCGAGACCACGGACCTGCCGTTCGGGGACGTCGCGTTCGCGTCGGGGTTTTCCAGCATCCGCCAGTTCAACGACACCGTGCGCTTGGTCTTCGAGAACTCGCCGACGGAGCTGCGGCGGCGCGCGGCCGGCCGGCCCGGGTCGAACTCCGCTTCGCCGGGGGCGGTGTGCCTGCGATTGCCGGTCCGGACCCCGTTCGCGTATGAGGGCGTCTTCGGCCATCTGGCCGCCGGCACCGTGCCCGGCTGCGAGGAGATCCGCGACGGTGCGTATCGGCGGAGCCTGCGTCTTCCATTCGGCAGCGCCGTCGTCACCCTCACGCCGGCCGTCGATCACGTCCGCAGCGTGCTGGTCCTCGACGACTTCCGCGATCTGACGACGGCGATCGCCCGCTGCCGGCGGCTGCTGGATCTCGACGCCGATCCCGAAGCGGTGGACGACGCGCTGTCCGGCGACCCACACCTGCGTCCGGTTGTGGGAAAGGCTCCCGGACAACGCATTCCGCGCACCGTCGACGAGACCGAGCTGGCCGTTCGCGCGGTCCTGGGCCAACAAGTATCGACCAAGGCGGCGCGCACCCACGCCGGCAGGCTGGCCGCGGCCTACGGCCAGCCGGTCACCGACCCCGACGGCGGGTTGACGCATACTTTCCCGTCGGTGGAGCAGCTCGCCGAGATCGACCCCATCCACTTGGCGGTCCCGAAGGCCCGGCGACGCACCCTGAGCGCGTTGGTGGCCGGGCTCGCCGAGGGCAGCATCGTCCTGGACAGCGGGAGCGACTGGGAAGCCGCCCGCAGACAATTGCTGGACGTGCCCGGGATCGGCCCGTGGACCGCAGAGGTGATTGCGATGCGCGGGCTCGGCGACCCGGATGCCTTCCCCGCCACCGACCTCGGCCTTCGCCTGGCTGCGAAACGGCTGGGCTTACCCACTGACGAACGAGCGCTCGTCGCCCGTGGCGCCCGCTGGCGCCCCTGGCGCTCCTATGCCACCCAATACCTATGGACCACCCTCGAGCATCCGGTAAACCAATGGCCACCACAGGAGGTCGCATGATCGAGTACCGCACCATCGACAGCCCGATCGGGCCGCTGACCCTCGCCGGCCAGGATTCGGTTCTGACCATGCTTCGGATGGTCGATCAAACCTACGAACCGAGCCGCACCGGCTGGGCACCGAATCCCGTGGCATTCCAGGACGCGACGGAGCAACTCGACGCCTACTTCGCCGGTGAACTGACCGAGTTTGATTTCGAATTCGAATTGCGTGGGTCCGAATTTCAGCGGCGGGTATGGAAGGCGCTGCAGACAATTCCCTACGGCGAAACCAGATCGTACGGAACAATCGCCGCCCAGATCGGCGCTCCCGGTTCCGCACGGGCGGTGGGATTGGCGAACGGCCACAACCCCATCGCGATTGTCGTCCCCTGCCACCGCGTCATCGGCGCCAACGGCAGCCTCACCGGCTACGGAGGCGGCCTGGACCGAAAGCAAACCCTGCTGGCGCTGGAGAGGAAACACGCATCGACGAATGCCGCTTTGACATTATTCGACTAGAAATCGCTCGCATCGTGAATGCAAAAACACCCCCGTTGCCGGGGGTGTTTTTGTGTATGTTCGGCGGTGTCCTACTTTTCCACCCGGATGGGCAGTATCATCGGCGCTGACAGGCTTAGCTTCCGGGTTCGGAATGGGACCGGGCGTTTCCCTGTCGCTGTGGCCGCCGTAACTCTATTTAAATTTGGTTTCGGTGGGGGGGTGTGATGTCCAAGTTTCCTACGACGAATTGTCGCGGAAATGGAAAGTGGTTGCGATTGTGTGTTGGTAAGTTTTCGGCCGGTTAGTGCCAGTTCCCTGCACTCATTGCTGAGCTTCCAGGTCTGGCCTATCGATCCCGTGGTCTGCGGGGGGCCTTATCCCTCTAAAAGGGTGAGAAACCTGATCTTGGAGAAGGTTTCCCGCTTAGATGCTTTCAGCGGTTATCCTGTCCGAACGTGGCTATCCAGCGGTGCCCCTGGTGGGACAACTGGTATACCAGAGGTTCGTCCGTCCCGGTCCTCTCGTACTAGGGACAGGTTTCCTCAAGTTTCTGACGCGCGCGGCGGATAGAGACCGAACTGTCTCACGACGTTCTAAACCCAGCTCGCGTGCCGCTTTAATGGGCGAACAGCCCAACCCTTGGGACCTGCTCCAGCCCCAGGATGCGACGAGCCGACATCGAGGTGCCAAACCATCCCGTCGATATGGACTCTTGGGGAAGATCAGCCTGTTATCCCCGGGGTACCTTTTATCCGTTGAGCGACACCCCTTCCACTCGGGGGTGCCGGATCACTAGTCCCGACTTTCGTCCCTGCTTGACTTGTAAGTCTCGCAGTCAAGCTCCCTTGTGCACTTACACTCAACACCTGATTGCCGTCCAGGTTGAGGGAACCTTTGGGCGCCTCCGTTACATTTTAGGAGGCAACCGCCCCAGTTAAACTACCCGCCAGGCACTGTCCGTGAACCCGATAAGGGTTCGACGTTAGGTGTCCAATACGATCAGAGTGGTATTTCAACAACGACTCCGCCCCAACTGGCGTTGGGGTTTCACAGTCTCCCACCTATCCTACACAAACCGTACCGAACACCAATACCAAGTTGTAGTGAAGGTCCCGGGGTCTTTTCGTCCTGCCGCGCGTAACGAGCATCTTTACTCGTAGTGCAATTTCGCCGAGTCTATGGTTGAGACAGTTGGGAAGTCGTTACGCCATTCGTGCAGGTCGGAACTTACCCGACAAGGAATTTCGCTACCTTAGGATGGTTATAGTTACCACCGCCGTTTACTGGGGCTTAAATTCTCCGCTTCACCTTGCGGTTAACGGGTCCTCTTAACCTTCCAGCACCGGGCAGGCGTCAGTCCGTATACATCGTCTTGCGACTTCGCACGGACCTGTGTTTTTAGTAAACAGTCGCTACCCACTGGTTTCTGCGGCCGAATCCCGCTCCCACCGCAAGGGTGTTCACGGTATTCCGGCCCCCCTTCTCCCGAAGTTACGGGGGCATTTTGCCGAGTTCCTTAACCATAGTTATCTCGTACGCCTTGGTATGCTCTACCTGACCACCTGTGTCGGTTTGGGGTACGGGCCGTGTGTGTGCTCGCTAGAGGCTTTTCTTGGCAGCAGAGGATCACCGAATTCGCCTCAATCGGCTATGCATCACCTCTCAGGATTAATGAGCGACGGATTTGCCTATCGCTCTCCCTACGGGCTTGCCCCAGTATTACCACTGACTGGTACGGCTACCTTCCTGCGTCACCCCATTGCTTGACTACTACCAGCGAAGGTCCCACGCAGCCCCGAAACTCCATGCCCCCGAAGGGGAATGGTCGATCCGGTTTTGGGTGGTTAGTACCGCTGATTCGTCAGGGACGCCCACACACGGGTACGGGAATATCAACCCGTTGTCCATCGACTACGCCTGTCGGCCTCGCCTTAGGTCCCGACTCACCCTGGGCGGACTGGCCTGGCCCAGGAACCCTTGGTCTTACGGCGGGCAAGGTTCTCACTTGCCTTATCGCTACTCATGCCTGCATTCTCACTCCCCCAAACTCCACCACACGGTTACCCGGTAGCTTCGCTGCATGGGGGACGCTCCCCTACCCAACCTTACGGTTGCCGCGGCTTCGGCGGTGTGCTTGAGCCCCGCTACATTATCGGCGCACAATCACTTGACCAGTGAGCTATTACGCACTCTTTCAAGGGTGGCTGCTTCTAAGCCAACCTCCTGGTTGTCTTTGCGACTGCACATCCTTTTCCACTTAGCACACGCTTAGGGGCCTTAGCCGGCGATCTGGGCTGTTTCCCTCTCGACGTACGGAGCTTATCCCCCGCCGTCTCACTGCCACGCTATACACCACGGCATTCGGAGTTTGGCTGACGTCAGTAACCTAGTAGGGCCCATCGGCCATCCAGTAGCTCTACCTCCGTGGTGAAACACGTAACGCTGCACCTAAATGCATTTCGGGGAGAACCAGCTATCACGGAGTTTGATTGGCCTTTCACCCCTACCCACAGCTCATCCCCTCAGTCTTCAACCTAAGTGGGTTCGGGCCTCCACGCGGTCTTACCCGCGCTTCACCCTGGCCATGGGTAGATCACTCCGCTTCGGGTCCAGAACACGCCACTACACCCCAAAGGGGATGCGCCCTATTCAGACTCGCTTTCGCTGCGGCTACCCCGCACGGGTTAACCTCGCGACGTGTCCCTGACTCGCAGGCTCATTCTTCAAAAGGCACGCCATCACCCCACGAGGAGGCTCTGACGGATTGTAGGCACACGGTTTCAGGTACTCTTTCACTCCCCTCCCGGGGTACTTTTCACCATTCCCTCACGGTACTAATCCGCTATCGGTCATCGAGAAGTATTTAGGCTTACCGGGTGGTCCCGGCAGATTCACAGCAGATTCCACGGGCCCGCTGCTACTCGGGTGTTGATACAAGGTAGGTACCGGGTTTTCGCGTACCGGGCTTTCACCGTCTACGGCGGGCCGTCCCAGGCCACTTCCGCTAACCACGACACTTTCTGACTACCCCTCAGCCAGGTAGAGCTGAGACATATCAATCCCACAACCCCGCACACACAACCCCTACCCGGTTATCCATGCATGCGGTTTAGCCTGTTCCGCGTTCGCTCGCCACTACTAACGGAATCACAATTGTTTTCTTCTCCTACGGGTACTGAGATGTTTCACTTCCCCGCGTTACCTCCCGCACCCTATATATTCAGATGCGGGTAACACGACATCACTCGTGCTGGGTTTCCCCATTCGGAAATCCTCGGATCAATGCTCGGTTGACAGCTCCCCGAGGCATATCGCAGCCTCCCACGTCCTTCATCGGCTCTCGATGCCAAGGCATCCACCATGCGCCCTTAAACACTTACTTACACACAAAAACCAAAGAAGAAATTACACATTTCAACGAACACGCGACCGTTGCCGGCAACGCATTCGTTTAGATGCTCGCAACCACTATCCAATTCTCAAACACCACACCCCACCACCAAGATGGAGGGACACCACACGGACTGGCCGAGTGTTGTCTCAGGGCCCAATAGTGTGTCTGGCAATCATTTGCTGTTGCGCACCCGGCTCTCGCCCACTACAGGCGGGAACCCCTCACGGCTCGCACCCCACCAATTGGGGTGCTTTCGTGGTGCTCCTTAGAAAGGAGGTGATCCAGCCGCACCTTCCGGTACGGCTACCTTGTTACGACTTCGTCCCAATCGCCGATCCCACCTTCGACAGCTCCCTCCCAAGGGTTAGGCCACTGGCTTCGGGTGTTACCGACTTTCATGACGTGACGGGCGGTGTGTACAAGGCCCGGGAACGTATTCACCGCAGCGTTGCTGATCTGCGATTACTAGCGACTCCGACTTCACGGGGTCGAGTTGCAGACCCCGATCCGAACTGAGACCGGCTTTAAAAGGATTCGCTTAACCTTGCGGCATCGCAGCCCTTTGTACCGGCCATTGTAGCATGTGTGAAGCCCTGGACATAAGGGGCATGATGACTTGACGTCATCCCCACCTTCCTCCGAGTTGACCCCGGCAGTCTCTCACGAGTCCCCGGCATTACCCGCTGGCAACATGAGACAAGGGTTGCGCTCGTTGCGGGACTTAACCCAACATCTCACGACACGAGCTGACGACAGCCATGCACCACCTGCACACAGGCCACAAGGGAACGCCTATCTCTAGACGCGTCCTGTGCATGTCAAACCCAGGTAAGGTTCTTCGCGTTGCATCGAATTAATCCACATGCTCCGCCGCTTGTGCGGGCCCCCGTCAATTCCTTTGAGTTTTAGCCTTGCGGCCGTACTCCCCAGGCGGGGTACTTAATGCGTTAGCTACGGCACGGATCCCAAGGAAGGAAACCCACACCTAGTACCCACCGTTTACGGCGTGGACTACCAGGGTATCTAATCCTGTTCGCTCCCCACGCTTTCGCTCCTCAGCGTCAGTTACTGCCCAGAGACCCGCCTTCGCCACCGGTGTTCCTCCTGATATCTGCGCATTCCACCGCTACACCAGGAATTCCAGTCTCCCCTGCAGTACTCTAGTCTGCCCGTATCGCCCGCACGCTCACAGTTAAGCCGTGAGATTTCACGAACAACGCGACAAACCACCTACGAGCTCTTTACGCCCAGTAATTCCGGACAACGCTCGCACCCTACGTATTACCGCGGCTGCTGGCACGTAGTTGGCCGGTGCTTCTTCTCCACCTACCGTCAATCCGAGAAACCCGGACCTTCGTCGATGGTGAAAGAGGTTTACAACCCGAAGGCCGTCATCCCCCACGCGGCGTCGCTGCATCAGGCTTGCGCCCATTGTGCAATATTCCCCACTGCTGCCTCCCGTAGGAGTCTGGGCCGTATCTCAGTCCCAGTGTGGCCGGACACCCTCTCAGGCCGGCTACCCGTCGTCGCCTTGGTAGGCCATCACCCCACCAACAAGCTGATAGGCCGCGGGCCCATCCCACACCGCAAAAGCTTTCCACCACAAGGCATGCGCCAAGTGGTCCTATTCGGTATTAGACCCAGTTTCCCAGGCTTATCCCGAAGTGCAGGGCAGATTGCCCACGTGTTACTCACCCGTTCGCCACTCGAGTACCCCCGAAGGGGCCTTTCCGTTCGACTTGCATGTGTTAAGCACGCCGCCAGCGTTCGTCCTGAGCCAGGATCAAACTCTCCAAACAAAATCTCCTCGCAAAACGAGGTGAATTTCAAATCAGAGAAAATCTGACCTAACAAAAAGACACCAAATAACTGGCATCAAAGATTGCCATACCCACACACGGGGAGTGCGAGGTATGGCCAAAAAAACAACAACAAAATAAAAAGACCAAACACACTATTGAGTTCTCAAACAACACTTGTTTCGCCCGTTTTGGGGCAACCCTGCCAGCTTAATACAAGTCCGGCAGTGGAGTCAACTCCCAGTTTTGGTCTTCGAGAGACCGTTTCGGGAGCAGCCGTGCCAGGCTAGTACCAATCCAGCGAGGGAGTCAAGCGCCCGGGGTGTCGACCGCCTGGTGTGGCGACCGGCCCTGCGGGACACTGACTTTGGCTACTCTACCCGCTCGATCTCCGCTCCCAAAATCGCCAGGTTCTCGACGAACAACGGGTAGCCGCGATCGATGTGGAAGACGTCGTGTACCTCGGTGTCACCGTCGGCCACCAGCCCCGCCAGCACCAGGCCGGCACCGGCCCGAATGTCCGAACACCACACCGGGGCGCTCGACAATTGCGGCAGGCCCCGCACGACGGCATGGTGGCCGTCGGTGCGCGCGTCGGCGCCCAACCGGATCATCTCTTCGACGAAACGGAAGCGCGCCTCGAAGACGTTTTCCGTGATCATCGAGGTGCCGTCGGCGATCGACGCCAGGGCGATGGCCATCGGTTGCAAATCCGTGGGAAACCCGGGGAACGGCAGGGTCGCCACGTTGACGGCCTTGGGTCGCTCGTACTGGGTGATCCGAAAGCTGTTGTCCGTTTGGGTGACGGTCGCGCCGGCGTCGTGCAGTTTGTGCAGCACCACCTGGAGGTGGGCCGGGTCGACGCCCGTCACCGAGATGTCGCCTCGGGTCATCGCTGCGGCGATGCCCCAGGTGGCGGCGACGATGCGGTCCCCGATCACCCGGTGTTCGGTCGGGTACAGCCGCGGGACACCGGTGATGGTCATGGTCGGCGAACCGGCACCTTCGACCTGCGCGCCCATCTGGTTCAGCATGGTGCACAGGTCCACGACGTCGGGTTCGCGCGCCGCATTGTGGATCGTGGTGACACCCTCGGCCAGGACCGCGGCCATCAGGATGTTCTCGGTGGCTCCCACCGATGGAAATTCCAGCTGGATCTCCGCACCGCGCAACGTATCGGCGTGGGCGACCACGCAGCCGTGCTCGATGTTGCACTGCGCGCCCAGCTGCCGCAGCCCCGCCTGATGCATGTCCAGCGGGCGGGAACCGATCGCGTCGCCACCCGGGAGCGCGACCCTGGCGCGCTTGCAGCGGCCGACCAGCGGTCCCAGCACGCAGACCGACGCCCGGAACTGCCGCACCGCCGCGAAGTCCGCGTCGTACTTGGGCTCATCGGGAGAGGTGATGCGGGCGACATCGCCGTCGAGTTCGACGGTGGCGCCCAGGCCGCGCAACACCTCCGCCATCAACGGCACATCAAGGATGTCGGGGCAATTGGTGATGGTGCTGGTGCCTTCGGCCAGCAGCGTGGCGGCCATCAGCTTGAGCACGCTGTTCTTTGCGCCCCCTACTGCGACTTCGCCGGACAACCGGTTTCCGCCGGTCACCACGAATCGCTCAGCCACCCGCGTCAGTCTAGTGAAGCGGTATGGGCTTGTCAGTCAGGCCGCTTGACGACGATGCGCTCCGCGGGGCGGAGTGAAGCGGGAGCGGAGTGAGGAGGGGGCACCCCCAGCCCCGAAGCGGCGAGGGGGCGAGTCAAGCAGTCAGCCGAGGCACGGCCCTTTCCCGAGCCGCAGTACCGTCGTGCTCATGGCGATACACCTGACCCGCATCTACACGCGAACCGGTGACGACGGCACGACGGGGTTGAGTGACTTCTCGCGAGTCTCCAAAAACGACCCACGCCTGGTTGCCTACGCGGATTGCGACGAGGCCAACTCGGCGATCGGCGTCGCAATCGCCCTAGGTCAACCGGACGAGGAAATCGCCGGAGTGCTGCGACAGATCCAGAACGACCTGTTCGACGCCGGCGCGGACCTATCGACCCCGGTGGTGGAGAACCCCGAGTACCCGCCACTGCGGGTCACCCAGCCCTATGTCGACCGGCTCGAGGGCTGGTGTGACAAATATAACGAGAACCTGCCGGCGCTGAATTCCTTTGTGCTGCCTGGCGGTTCGGCCCTGTCGGCGCTGTTGCACGTGGCCCGCACCGTCGTCCGCCGCGCGGAACGCTCGGCGTGGGCGGCGGTGGAGGCCGCGCCGCAGCAGATCAACGTCCTTCCGGCGAAGTACTTGAACCGCCTTTCGGATCTGCTCTTCATCCTGGCGCGGGCGGCGAATCCCGACGGCGACGTGCTCTGGAAGCCCGGCGGCGGCGCGCCGAACGCGAGTTAACCCGCGGCGCCGGGACTAGACGCTGCGACGACGAGCGCGGGGTGACGGGCGGGACTCCAGCCACGACAGGAAGGCGGTCAAAGCTCCCTTGTCGAGCGCGATCTCGTAACCGGTCCGGCGATCCTGCGTCGTATCACGCAACTCCAGCACGACGATCTCGTCGGTCATGATGTCGAACTCGTCGCCGCGCGGTGCTCGGCGGGCGACGATCTCGACTCCCCTGCGGCTGAGTCGGCGGTCCGGCCACAAACGCAAGCTGGAGAGCCGGTAGAAGGCGGCCTCACCGCCGCGGTAACGGATCACGCCGTGGCGCCAGCCGTGACCTCCGACCGCGGGAATGTCGCGCATGATTCCCGCGGTGCCGCCCTGCCGCAGCTTCCACAACCGGTAACTGAGCGCGACCACCGCGCCCGCCAGGACGACGACGAGCACGACCATTCCGATCATGGGCGCGCTCATCGGCGGTTAGTCGATCGCGCCGACGGCGCGCAATCTGCCGCGCCCCCGCGCCGCGATGCGGGGGTCGTCGGACTCCGAGTCCTCCCTGGCGGCGCTTTCGTCGATCTCGGACTCGAACGCGGCGGACTCGGCCAGGACGGTCACCGTCTCTTCGGTGACCGACAGGAAGCCGCCTTCGATGGCGACCCGCAAATCGTCTTCGCCTTCGCGTTCGACGCGCACCATGGCGTCGTCGACCAACTGGGCCACGACCGGAATGTGCCGGGGCAGGATGCCGATCTCGCCGACGGTGGTGCGGGTGAACAAAAACGTTGCCTCACCCGACCAGATCTTCCGGTCGACGGCGACTATCTCGACGTTCAATTCGGCCATGCCACAGAGCCTTTCAGAGCCTTTTCGCTCACGCCTCAGGAATCCAGTTTGGCGCCGAAGCTTTCGGCTTTCTTGGCCAGGTCGTCGAGGCCACCGATCAAGAAGAACGCCTGCTCCGGGATGTGGTCGAAGTCGCCCTTGGTCAGGCGGTCGAACGCCTCGATGGTCTCCTTCAACGGCACCGTCGAACCCGGCTGGCCGGTGAACTGTTCGGCCGCCATCATGTTCTGCGAGAGGAACCGCTCGATGCGTCGTGCGCGTTGGACCAGCTGCTTGTCCTCTTCGGACAACTCGTCGATACCGAGGATCGCGATGATGTCTTGGAGGTCCTTGTAGCGCTGCAGGATCCGGATGACTTCCTGCGCCACCCGGTAGTGCTCGTCACCGACCACGCTCGGGTCGAGGATGGTCGAGCTCGAGGCCAGCGGGTCCACCGCGGGGAAGATGCCCTTGGAGAACACCGATCGCGACAGCTCGGTGGTGGCGTCCAGGTGTGCGAACGTGGTCGCCGGCGCCGGGTCGGTGTAGTCGTCGGCGGGCACGTAGACCGCCTGCATCGAGGTGATCGAGCGGCCCCGCGTCGAGGTGATGCGCTCCTGCAGCTCACCCATCTCGTCGGCCAGCGTGGGCTGGTATCCCACCGCGGAGGGCATCCGGCCGAGCAGCGTGGACACCTCGGACCCGGCCTGGGTGAATCGGAAGATGTTGTCGATGAACAGCAGCACGTCCTGGCCGGCTTCGTCGCGGAACCACTCTGCCATCGTCAGCGCCGACAGGGCCACCCGCATACGGGTGCCGGGCGGCTCGTCCATCTGACCGAACACCAGCGCGGTGTCCTTGAGCACGTCGGCCTCTTTGAGCTCTACCCAGAGGTCGTTGCCCTCACGGGTGCGCTCCCCCACTCCAGCGAAAACCGAGGTACCGCCGAAGTTTCGGGCGATACGGTTGATCATCTCCTGGATCAGCACCGTCTTGCCCACGCCGGCACCACCGAACAGCGCGATCTTGCCACCACGCACATACGGGGTGAGCAGGTCGACGACCTTCAGCCCGGTTTCGAGCATCTCGGTGCGCGGCTCGAGCTCCTCGAAGGGCGGCGGCTTGCGGTGAATCGACCAGTGCTCGAAGTCCTCGCCGTATCCCGGCTTGTCCAGGCAGTCGCCCAGCGCGTTGAAGACGTGCCCCTTGACCTCTTGGCCAACCGGAACCGAGATCGGCTTGCCGCTGTCGGTCACCTCGACACCACGGACCAGGCCGTCGGTGGGCTGCAACGAAATGGTGCGAACCAGGTTGTCCCCGAGGTGCTGTGCGACCTCCAGGGTGAGGGTCTTCTTGAGCTCCTCGAACGTGATCTCGGCGTTGAGCGCGTTGAACAGTTCGGGCACCGATCCACGCGGGAACTCGACGTCGACCACCGGGCCGGTGATCCGTACGACACGGCCGCTGGTCTCGGAGTCGGTGGACTTTTCGGTCTTTTCTGTCGTTCCAGTAGTAGCAGCCATATTTTTCTCTTCCTCGTGTGCTACATAGCGTCGGCGAGTGCGTTTGCACCACCGACGATTTCGCTGATCTCTTGGGTGATCTGGGCCTGCCGCTCGCGGTTCGCCATCAGCGTGAGCTCTTTGATCAGGTCGTCCGCGTTGTCGGTGGCCGACTTCATCGCTCGTTGACGCGACGCGAGCTCCGATGCCGCCGATTCGAGTAGCGCGGCGTAGACGCGGGTGGTTACGTACCGCGGCAGAAGCGACTCGAAAAGCGTTGTCGCGTCTGGCTCGAACGAATACAGGGTGCGTACCTCCGGTTGGTCCTCGACGTACTCGACCACCATGGGCGCGATCCGGTGAGCCGCAGCCGCCTGCGACATCATCGACTTGAACTCCGAGTAGACGATGTGCAGTTCGTCGACACCCTGGTCTTCCTGCGAGTCGTCGTCTGCACCCTGCATGAAGGCATCGACCAGGGTCGAAGCGATCTCCGCGGCGTTCTCGTACTGAGGTTGCTCGGAGAAGCCCGTCCATGATTCGGTGATGTCCCAGTTGCGGAACTTGAAGTAGTTCAGCGCCTTCCGGCCCACCGTGTACACGACCGGCGTCTTACCTTCCTCCCGCAGCAGGGAGAACAGCTCCTCGGAGCGACGGAAGATGCTGGAGTTGTAGGCGCCGCACAGCCCACGGTCGGACGACACCACCAGGACGCCGGCGCGCTTGGGTTCGTCGCGCTCGACCAACAGGGGGTGGTCCAGGGCGGCTTCGGAAGACAGGGTCGTCAACATCGCCGTGATCTGAAACGCGTAGGGCCTGGCGGATTCCAGCCGGGCCTGTGCCTTTCCGATGCGCGATGTCGCGATCATCTCCTGGGCCTTGGTGATCTTCTTGATCGAGCCCGCCGAACGGATCCGGCCGCGTAATTCGCGAAGTGTGGCAGCCATTGGTTGCTACTTCTTCTCTTTCTTTGCCTTCTTCTCCGGCGCCGGCTTCTTCACCTTCACCGACTCCTTCTCGAGGTCTTCTTCGTCCAGGGGCTCGACGTGTTCGTCGGGCACCACCGATCCACCGCCCGTGGCCGCGAAGCCCTTCTTGAAGTTGTTGATGATCTCGGTCAGCTGGTTCTCGGCCTCTTCGGGAAGCTTGCCGCTGTCACGGATACCGGCCAGGAACTTCTCCTCCGACGCCCGCATGTGGTCCAGCAACTCGGTTTCGAAACGCCGGACGTCCTCGACGGGCACGGAGTCCAGGTGGCCTCCGGTGCCCAGGAAGATCGAAACCACCTGCTCCTCAACCGGCATGGGCTGATACTGCGGTTGCTTGAGCAGTTCGACGAGCCGCTCACCGCGCTCCAGCTGCGCCTTGGAGGTCGCGTCCAGGTCGGATGCAAACGCCGCGAACGATTCCAGTTCGCGGTATTGCGACAGGTCCAGACGCAGCGAGCCGGCCACCTCTTTCATGGCCTTGATCTGCGCCGCACCGCCCACGCGGGACACCGACACACCGACGTTGATGGCCGGCCGCACACCCTGGTTGAACAGGTCGGACTCCAGGAAGCACTGACCGTCGGTGATCGAGATGACGTTGGTCGGGATGTAGGCCGAGATGTCGTTGGCCTTGGTCTCGATGATCGGCAGGCCGGTCAGTGAGCCACCCCCGAGCTCGTCGGAGAGCTTCGCGCAGCGCTCCAACAGGCGCGAGTGCAGGTAGAACACGTCACCGGGGTAGGCCTCGCGGCCCGGCGGCCGACGCAGCAGCAGCGAGATCGCCCGGTATGCCTCGGCCTGCTTGCTCAGGTCGTCGAAGACGATCAGCACGTGCTTACCGTCGTACATCCAGTGCTGGGCGATCGCCGAACCCGTGTACGGCGCAAGCCATTTGAATCCGGCCGAGTCGGACGCCGGGGCCGCGACGATGGTGGTGTAGTCCATCGCGCCACCCTCTTCGAGCGCTCGCCGGACCGACGCGATCGTGGTGCCCTTCTGACCGATGGCCACGTACACGCAGCGGACCTGCTTGCGCTCGTCGCCGCTCTCCCAGTTCCCCCGCTGGTTGAGGATGGTGTCGACGCACACCGCGGTCTTGCCGGTCTTGCGGTCGCCGATGATCAGCTGCCGCTGGCCGCGGCCGATCGGCGTCATCGCGTCGATGGCCTTGATGCCGGTCTGCAGCGGCTCGCTGACGCTCTGCCGCTGCACCACCGACGGCGCCTGGATCTCCAGCGCGCGGCGGATATCGGTGTCGATGTCGCCCCGACCGTCGATGGGCTGGCCGAGCGGATTGACAACCCGGCCCAG contains:
- the atpD gene encoding F0F1 ATP synthase subunit beta, whose translation is MAATTGTTEKTEKSTDSETSGRVVRITGPVVDVEFPRGSVPELFNALNAEITFEELKKTLTLEVAQHLGDNLVRTISLQPTDGLVRGVEVTDSGKPISVPVGQEVKGHVFNALGDCLDKPGYGEDFEHWSIHRKPPPFEELEPRTEMLETGLKVVDLLTPYVRGGKIALFGGAGVGKTVLIQEMINRIARNFGGTSVFAGVGERTREGNDLWVELKEADVLKDTALVFGQMDEPPGTRMRVALSALTMAEWFRDEAGQDVLLFIDNIFRFTQAGSEVSTLLGRMPSAVGYQPTLADEMGELQERITSTRGRSITSMQAVYVPADDYTDPAPATTFAHLDATTELSRSVFSKGIFPAVDPLASSSTILDPSVVGDEHYRVAQEVIRILQRYKDLQDIIAILGIDELSEEDKQLVQRARRIERFLSQNMMAAEQFTGQPGSTVPLKETIEAFDRLTKGDFDHIPEQAFFLIGGLDDLAKKAESFGAKLDS
- a CDS encoding F0F1 ATP synthase subunit gamma, whose product is MAATLRELRGRIRSAGSIKKITKAQEMIATSRIGKAQARLESARPYAFQITAMLTTLSSEAALDHPLLVERDEPKRAGVLVVSSDRGLCGAYNSSIFRRSEELFSLLREEGKTPVVYTVGRKALNYFKFRNWDITESWTGFSEQPQYENAAEIASTLVDAFMQGADDDSQEDQGVDELHIVYSEFKSMMSQAAAAHRIAPMVVEYVEDQPEVRTLYSFEPDATTLFESLLPRYVTTRVYAALLESAASELASRQRAMKSATDNADDLIKELTLMANRERQAQITQEISEIVGGANALADAM
- the atpA gene encoding F0F1 ATP synthase subunit alpha, translated to MAELTISADDIQSAIEEYVGSFTSDTSREEVGTVVDAGDGIAHVEGLPSVMTQELLEFPGGVLGVALNLDEHSIGAVILGDFEKIEQGQQVKRTGEVLSVPVGDAFLGRVVNPLGQPIDGRGDIDTDIRRALEIQAPSVVQRQSVSEPLQTGIKAIDAMTPIGRGQRQLIIGDRKTGKTAVCVDTILNQRGNWESGDERKQVRCVYVAIGQKGTTIASVRRALEEGGAMDYTTIVAAPASDSAGFKWLAPYTGSAIAQHWMYDGKHVLIVFDDLSKQAEAYRAISLLLRRPPGREAYPGDVFYLHSRLLERCAKLSDELGGGSLTGLPIIETKANDISAYIPTNVISITDGQCFLESDLFNQGVRPAINVGVSVSRVGGAAQIKAMKEVAGSLRLDLSQYRELESFAAFASDLDATSKAQLERGERLVELLKQPQYQPMPVEEQVVSIFLGTGGHLDSVPVEDVRRFETELLDHMRASEEKFLAGIRDSGKLPEEAENQLTEIINNFKKGFAATGGGSVVPDEHVEPLDEEDLEKESVKVKKPAPEKKAKKEKK